The following coding sequences are from one Candidatus Poribacteria bacterium window:
- a CDS encoding branched-chain amino acid ABC transporter permease, translating to MRDKLTPKNIIFCCLICFFPLLMYAVDYITLLLSYRDIFLPTPSGDYILYIVVQVGLYTLLAVGLNIVCGFTGLLDLGYVGFYLVGGYTAGLLMVRLGFSYWMVLPLAVLNGALWGLLRGAPTLRLTGDYFAIVTFGFAELLFRIVKNEIWLIGDINGFVKNIPHVTLLGIKLNQNWHHYYHILVLLGLVIFVTYRLQHSRIGRAWVAIREDEQAAASMGINVARYKSLAFAVSAAIGGLGGAFLAPFSSSISARTFEFWESILILCMVILGGKGSIKGSIIGAIILGSLSEILREILSNFPQFGGARYLIFGVILVLLMRYRPDGLIFKKA from the coding sequence ATGCGAGATAAACTAACACCCAAGAATATCATCTTTTGTTGTCTGATTTGTTTCTTCCCGCTGCTTATGTATGCGGTGGATTACATTACCCTGTTACTGTCCTATCGCGATATCTTTCTCCCGACCCCAAGCGGGGATTATATTCTCTACATTGTTGTTCAAGTTGGCCTCTACACACTCCTCGCGGTTGGGCTAAATATCGTTTGCGGATTTACGGGGTTGTTAGACCTCGGCTATGTTGGGTTCTATCTCGTCGGCGGATACACCGCAGGACTTCTGATGGTGCGACTCGGATTTAGTTATTGGATGGTCTTGCCATTAGCGGTCCTTAACGGCGCACTTTGGGGATTGTTGCGTGGTGCGCCTACGTTACGACTCACTGGTGATTACTTCGCCATCGTTACCTTTGGGTTTGCAGAATTGCTCTTCCGTATCGTGAAGAATGAAATATGGCTGATCGGGGATATCAACGGATTTGTTAAAAACATTCCACACGTTACGCTTCTTGGAATAAAACTCAATCAGAATTGGCACCACTATTACCATATTCTCGTTTTACTCGGTTTGGTCATATTCGTTACTTACCGGTTGCAGCATTCCCGCATCGGTAGGGCATGGGTTGCTATCCGAGAAGACGAACAAGCCGCAGCAAGCATGGGAATTAATGTCGCTCGATATAAGTCGCTTGCCTTTGCCGTCAGTGCAGCTATTGGAGGACTCGGTGGGGCTTTCTTAGCACCGTTTTCGTCAAGCATTAGCGCACGCACCTTTGAATTTTGGGAATCCATTCTCATCCTCTGTATGGTCATTCTCGGTGGTAAGGGCAGCATCAAGGGGTCGATTATAGGGGCAATCATTCTCGGTTCCTTAAGCGAAATTCTACGGGAAATTCTATCCAATTTCCCTCAATTCGGAGGCGCGCGCTATCTGATCTTCGGTGTCATCTTAGTTTTACTGATGCGCTATCGTCCAGATGGTCTAATTTTCAAAAAAGCATAA